DNA sequence from the Acidobacteriota bacterium genome:
TCATCGCGATGGACATCGTCGAACTGGCCCCGATCCCCGACAACGCGGCCAGCGAATTCACGGCGGCGCGCCTGCTCTACAAGTGCATCGGCTACCGCTACCGCCAGACCCTGGCCGCCGCTCAGAGGCCGATCAGGCCGCCCGCGACGTAGACCCAGAACACGATCAGCGCAAGGCCGATCAGATTCAGCCACAAACCGGCACGGACCATCTGGGGAATCGTGATCTCCCCGGAGCCGAAGACGATCGCGTTCGGTGGCGTGGCCACGGGCATCATGAACGCGCAACTCGCCGCCAGCGTCGCCGGCACGATCAGGAGCAGCGGATCCACCTGGATGGCCGCGGCGGTGGCGCCCAGGATCGGCAGAAAGGTCGCCGTGGTCGCCGTGTTGCTGGTCACCTCGGTGAGGAGGATCAGCAGCGTGGCGGCGCCGATGACCAGCACCAGCACCGGCATGCCCTCGAGCACGAGCAGCAGGCCGCCGATGAAACGGTCCACGCCGGTGCTGACGACCGCGGCGGCGAGGCTGAGTCCGCCTCCAAACAGCAACAGAATTCCCCAAGGCGCCTCGAGCGCCTTCTTCCAGCTCAGCAGGAAGACGCCGCGCCGGAAATCGACCGGAATCGCGAACAGCAGCAGGCTCGCGCCGATCGCGATTCCCGGGTCGGTCAGCCCCGACAACGGCCTGGAGCCGCCGATCTCGATCCCGGTGAGCCACGTGCGGGTCGTCCACAGCAGAGCGGCCGACACGAAGATCGCGAGCACCGTCTTCTCGGGGCCGCTGATCCGCCCGAGCTTCAGGAGCTCGCCGCGGATGAGCTCCCTGCCGCCCGGAACCTCGGTGATCCGCAGCCGGTAGACGAACCGGGTCAGCACCAGCCACGCCAGGGGCAGGAAGGAAAGGGTGATCAGGAGACCGAAGGGCATCCACTGGGCGAAACTGATCTCCCTGCCGTAGGTGTCTTCCACGAACGACATCATCTGGAGGTTCGGAGGGGTGCCGATCTTCGTCGCGACACCGCCGATCGAAGCGCCGTAGGCTGTCCCGAGCAGCAGA
Encoded proteins:
- a CDS encoding SLC13 family permease, with protein sequence MAEASRDRGPWASVATGLVGAPLLAALAYFLIPSAVLDADGQIVSGLSAGGRAVAATGVLMGVLWLTEALPVAVTSLLPLVAIPLLTGGDIAISSVAAPYANPNIFLFLGGFMIALSMQSWGLHRRLALHIILLVGSRPDRLVLGFMAASAFLSMWISNTATTVMMLPIALSVIDLVRQRLGPDVAPVGRPFPFALNLLLGTAYGASIGGVATKIGTPPNLQMMSFVEDTYGREISFAQWMPFGLLITLSFLPLAWLVLTRFVYRLRITEVPGGRELIRGELLKLGRISGPEKTVLAIFVSAALLWTTRTWLTGIEIGGSRPLSGLTDPGIAIGASLLLFAIPVDFRRGVFLLSWKKALEAPWGILLLFGGGLSLAAAVVSTGVDRFIGGLLLVLEGMPVLVLVIGAATLLILLTEVTSNTATTATFLPILGATAAAIQVDPLLLIVPATLAASCAFMMPVATPPNAIVFGSGEITIPQMVRAGLWLNLIGLALIVFWVYVAGGLIGL